In a genomic window of Sarcophilus harrisii chromosome 4, mSarHar1.11, whole genome shotgun sequence:
- the RPS6KC1 gene encoding ribosomal protein S6 kinase delta-1 isoform X5 has protein sequence MLKVLHLKTSLTPSSQEDSSNQEEDGQDSSPKWPDSGSSSEEECTTSYLTLCNEYGQEKIEPGSLNEEPLMKMKGNDVRTKDTGSFPAQIAPGSDNFSSQLTSQELKFFTEDANREVASSPRISDSLSRSKNSPMAFFRIDSKDSTNELLGLDFGEKLYSLKSEPLKPFFALQDQDSSSGSLDASETRLGLRAQDTISRGSNDSVPVISFKEAAFDDVSSTDEGRPDLLVNLPGVLEPTKETAPEGPAQLTQTNIGILESKLLEAPDVLCLNLSTEPCQGVEEKDTEASKDPCSHQFHRIEEKHYAQEGTRALLVAPVDQTNSGNRSLLLSSSAEFKGFGMVAPTLTTNSTEENLFLISNPVSGANEYTINPDTLKKEEVLLFADRAEDLGKEEPTPSLFQLDPKDTKAKGDIGLALEGEKEIHQIFEDLDKKLALTSRFYIPEGCIQRWAAEMVVALDALHREGIVCRDLNPNNILLNDRGHIQLTYFSRWSEVEDSCDSDAIERMYCAPEVGAITEETEACDWWSLGAVLFELLTGKTLAECHPAGINTHTALNLPECVSEEARSLIQQLLQFNPVERLGAGVAGVEDIKSHPFFTPVDWAELMR, from the exons ATGCTCAAAGTTCTGCATTTGAAGACTAGTCTTACACCAAGTTCCCAAGAGGACAGTAGCAACCAGGAGGAAGATGGCCAAGACAGCTCTCCAAAATGGCCAGATTCTGGCTCAAGTTCAGAAGAGGAATGCACTACTAGTTACTTAACATTATGCAATGAATATGGGCAAGAAAAAATTGAACCCGGGTCCTTGAATGAGGAGCCCTTGATGAAGATGAAGGGAAATGATGTTAGAACCAAAGATACAGGAAGCTTCCCAGCTCAGATTGCTCCTGGCAGCGACAACTTCAGCTCTCAGCTGACTTCTCAGGAACTAAAATTTTTCACCGAAGATGCCAATCGTGAAGTAGCTAGTTCACCAAGAATATCAGATTCTCTTAGTAGATCAAAGAATAGCCCTATGGCATTCTTTAGGATAGACAGTAAGGATAGCACTAATGAACTCCTTGGACTTGATTTTGGTGAAAAGTTATATAGCTTGAAGTCAGAACCCTTGAAGCCTTTTTTTGCCCTTCAAGATCAGGACAGCAGTTCTGGGAGTCTTGATGCTAGTGAAACTAGATTGGGGTTAAGAGCTCAGGACACCATCAGCAGGGGTTCAAATGACTCTGTCcctgttatttcttttaaagaggCTGCTTTTGATGATGTAAGTAGTACTGATGAAGGAAGGCCTGATCTTCTTGTCAATCTTCCCGGTGTGTTGGAGCCAACAAAAGAAACTGCGCCTGAGGGGCCTGCTCAGTTGACACAGACTAATATAGGCATCTTAGAAAGTAAACTTTTAGAAGCTCCTGATGTTTTATGCCTCAATCTTAGCACAGAACCATGCCAAGGGGTGGAAGAAAAGGACACAGAGGCGTCGAAGGATCCCTGTAGTCACCAGTTCCATAGGATAGAAGAAAAACACTATGCTCAGGAGGGTACTAGGGCATTACTTGTAGCTCCTGTTGATCAAACCAATTCAGGAAATCGGTCTTTGTTACTCAGTTCAAGTGCTGAGTTTAAAGGATTTGGAATGGTTGCTCCCACACTAACTACAAATAGCACAGAAGAAAACCTATTCCTTATTTCTAATCCAGTCTCAGGTGCTAATGAATACACTATAAACCCagacactttaaaaaaagaagaagtattGCTGTTTGCAGATCGAGCCGAAGACCTTGGTAAAGAAGAGCCAACCCCTTCTTTATTCCAGCTAGACCCAAAAGACACTAAGGCTAAGGGTGACATTGGATTAGCActagaaggagagaaggaaatacaTCAGATTTTTGAGGACCTCGATAAAAAATTAGCACTAACCTCCAGGTTTTATATCCCAGAAGGCTGCATTCAAAGATGGGCAGCTGAAATGGTGGTAGCCCTTGATGCTTTACATAGAGAGGGAATTGTGTGCCGCGATTTGAACCCAAACAACATCTTATTGAATGATAGAG GACACATTCAGCTAACGTATTTTAGCAGGTGGAGTGAGGTTGAAGATTCCTGTGACAGCGATGCCATAGAGAGAATGTACTGTGCCCCAG aGGTTGGAGCAATTACAGAGGAAACCGAAGCCTGTGATTGGTGGAGCCTGGGTGCTGTCCTCTTTGAACTTCTCACTGGCAAG ACTCTGGCTGAGTGCCATCCTGCTGGGATAAATACTCATACTGCTTTGAACCTGCCAGAGTGTGTCTCCGAAGAGGCTCGGTCACTCATTCAACAG